A single genomic interval of Rosistilla ulvae harbors:
- a CDS encoding zinc-dependent peptidase: MSMTAIKTSLLASFCTLASLGADLPAAASDKPQPSATASPEQHYEKRSLSGWTIQIRRELLEPESRDATDQALELLTIQLDEICRVVPAAPLKQLQQVTLWFSPEYPGVSPRAEYHPSGDWLRANGRDPAMARGVEFTNIRIFAAETRRMPNFALHELAHAYHDRELEDGFRNGPLRSAFKKAQSSGIYDRVERQDSEGNKRFDRAYALTSPQEYFAETTEAFFARNDFFPFDRKELQQHDPEVCQLLTKLWGVQTAP, translated from the coding sequence ATGTCGATGACCGCTATCAAAACCAGTCTACTCGCCAGCTTTTGCACTCTCGCCAGCCTCGGCGCGGATCTCCCCGCCGCCGCTTCGGACAAGCCTCAGCCGTCCGCGACGGCGTCGCCGGAGCAGCATTACGAAAAGCGTAGCCTCTCCGGCTGGACGATCCAGATCCGCCGCGAACTGCTCGAACCGGAAAGTCGCGACGCCACCGATCAGGCTTTGGAACTGCTGACGATTCAGTTGGATGAGATCTGCCGCGTCGTACCGGCGGCGCCGCTCAAACAGCTGCAACAGGTAACGCTCTGGTTTTCACCCGAATACCCCGGCGTCTCCCCTCGCGCCGAATACCATCCCAGCGGCGATTGGTTGCGAGCCAACGGGCGCGATCCGGCGATGGCCCGCGGCGTCGAATTTACAAACATCCGGATCTTCGCCGCCGAGACGCGGCGCATGCCCAACTTCGCCCTGCATGAACTCGCCCACGCCTACCACGACCGCGAACTGGAGGACGGGTTCCGAAACGGCCCGCTGCGATCAGCTTTCAAAAAAGCCCAGTCCAGCGGCATCTATGATCGCGTGGAGCGTCAAGATTCCGAAGGGAACAAACGCTTCGATCGCGCCTATGCGCTGACCAGTCCGCAGGAATATTTCGCCGAAACGACCGAAGCCTTTTTCGCGCGGAACGATTTCTTCCCCTTCGACCGCAAAGAACTGCAACAGCACGATCCCGAAGTCTGCCAATTGTTGACCAAACTCTGGGGCGTGCAGACAGCCCCTTAG